Proteins co-encoded in one Ananas comosus cultivar F153 linkage group 15, ASM154086v1, whole genome shotgun sequence genomic window:
- the LOC109721124 gene encoding uncharacterized protein LOC109721124 — protein sequence MQLVGKETGLGWNHARGTIDASLEWWEEKLKVLPEAAKFRDTGLENAALLQVMFSKTVALCDTAWTPALGTMPPDPFRSRDLEEGSGDSGDDINVAAINLEPGDSEVTPLSDKGKKRVRDS from the exons ATGCAATTAGTCGGTAAAGAGACAGGATTAGGATGGAATCATGCAAGGGGTACCATTGATGCCAGTCTTGAATGGTGGGAGGAGAAATTAAAG GTACTACCTGAAGCTGCAAAGTTTCGTGACACGGGGTTGGAGAATGCTGCACTACTACAAGTTATGTTTTCGAAAACCGTTGCTTTATGTGACACGGCATGGACACCGGCTTTAGGGACAATGCCTCCCGATCCATTTCGTTCACGTGATTTAGAGGAAGGTAGTGGAGACTCAGGTGACGACATCAATGTGGCAGCTATAAATCTTGAACCCGGTGATTCTGAGGTTACTCCTTTAAgtgataaaggaaaaaaaagagtaagagatagttag
- the LOC109721382 gene encoding NEDD8-activating enzyme E1 regulatory subunit AXR1-like, giving the protein MAAEPKTKYDRQLRIWGDQGQAALEKASICLLNCGPTGSEALKNLVLGGIGSITVVDGSKVEVSDLGNNFMLDEECLGQSRAKCVCSFLQELNDAVKAKFVEESPTTLIDTNPSFFAQFTLVIATQLLENSLLLLDKICRKANVMLVVARSYGLTGMVRISVKEHTVVESKPDHFLDDLRLHNPWPELKQFAKSIDLNVTDPVVHKHTPYIVILVRLAEKWADAHDGCLPSTRQEKKEFKDLIKAHMLNIDEENYKEAIEASFKVSTARGISSQLRHIIEDSAVEVDSSSPDFWILVAALKEFIANEGDGEPPLEGSIPDMTSLTEYYISLQKIYQAKAESDCLVIEQYVKNILKRIGRDPDSISRAYIRNFCRNARKLKVCRYRSIEEELSSPVLPELQKYLTDEDYCFAVGFYILLRAVDRFAANYNRFPGIFDSEMDEDVSRLKSIALSISNDSGFHGSSLSEDLINEMCRFGGAELHAVAAFVGGVASQEVIKLLTKQFIPLTGTFIFNGIDQKSQVLAL; this is encoded by the exons ATGGCCGCCGAGCCCAAAACTAAGTACGATCGCCAACTCag GATCTGGGGAGACCAAGGGCAAGCGGCATTAGAGAAGGCCAGCATATGCTTGCTTAATTGCGGTCCTACTGGATCTGAAGCTCTAAAAAATCTTGTGCTTGGTGGCATTGGGAGTATCACTGTTGTGGATGGTTCAAAAGTTGAAGTTTCCGATCTTGGAAATAACTTCATGT TGGATGAAGAATGTCTCGGGCAATCAAGGGCAAAGTGTGTATGCTCTTTTCTGCAGGAGCTGAATGATGCTGTCAAAGCCAAGTTTGTGGAGGAGTCTCCTACGACCTTAATAGACACTAATCCTTCATTTTTTGCTCAATTTACTCTCGTGATTGCCACACAG CTTCTGGAGAATTCTTTATTACTACTTGACAAGATCTGTAGGAAAGCGAATGTCATGTTGGTTGTTGCACGTTCATATGGTCTCACTGGGATGGTTCGAATCAGTGTAAAG GAGCACACTGTTGTGGAGTCAAAACCGGACCATTTTCTAGATGATCTACGGCTACACAATCCATGGCCAGAACTCAAACA GTTTGCAAAATCTATCGATTTAAATGTAACGGATCCAGTGGTCCACAAGCATACACCATATATTGTCATTCTTGTTAGGCTTGCAGAGAAATGGGCTGATGCACATGATGGATGCTTGCCTTCGACAAGGCAAGAGAAAAAGGAATTTAAG GATCTAATAAAAGCTCACATGCTTAATATAGATGAAGAGAACTATAAAGAAGCTATTGAAGCCTCATTTAAGGTCTCCACAGCTCGAGGAATTA GTTCTCAACTTCGTCACATTATTGAGGACAGTGCTGTTGAAGTCGATTCATCTTCACCAGATTTTTGGATCTTGGTGGCAGCTTTAAAG GAATTTATTGCAAACGAAGGTGATGGAGAGCCACCTCTTGAGGGATCTATACCTGATATGACATCCTTAACCGA ATATTATATTAGCCTGCAGAAAATCTACCAAGCGAAAGCTGAGTCTGATTGTCTTGTAATAGAGCAATATGTGAAGAATATCTTAAAAAGAATTGGTAGAGACCCCGATTCTATTTCCAGGGCATATATCAGGAACTTCTGTAGAAATGCTAGAAAGCTCAAA GTTTGCAGATACCGTAGCATTGAGGAGGAGCTTAGCTCTCCTGTTCTACCAGAATTGCAGAAGTATTTGACAGATGAAGATTACTG TTTTGCTGTTGGCTTCTATATCCTACTTCGTGCTGTTGATAGGTTTGCTGCCAATTACAACAGATTCCCTGGCATCTTTGATAG CGAAATGGATGAGGATGTATCACGATTGAAGTCTATTGCCCTTTCTATATCGAATGACTCGGGCTTCCATGGTTCCTCATTATCAGAGGACCTAATtaatgaaatgtgccgatttggGGGTGCAGAACTACATGCTGTTGCTGCTTTTGTTGGGGGAGTTGCTTCCCAAGAAGTAATCAAG CTCCTTACTAAGCAATTCATCCCATTGACTGGGACATTCATATTCAACGGGATTGATCAGAAATCGCAAGTTTTAGCCTTGTAA